Proteins found in one Borreliella valaisiana VS116 genomic segment:
- a CDS encoding YggT family protein: MVFLQIYRILILIRIILSWLVSSGISTNVFFRFIHIVTEPFLSFFRRIPFFTIGMFDFSPIAALITLTIFERMLAYGNYKLSTFIILFIVEIWGIFRSIFIAIVFFLLLRLLLLLLNLFQGSDFFKTVDSFLLPLSTKISGVITDKHMSYTLRLIVGSALMIAFIIIIEQVVFAIRVLGTYLPF; encoded by the coding sequence ATGGTATTTTTGCAGATTTATAGGATTTTAATTTTAATTAGGATCATTCTTAGCTGGCTTGTATCTTCAGGAATTAGTACCAATGTGTTTTTCAGGTTTATACATATTGTCACAGAACCATTTTTATCTTTTTTTAGAAGAATTCCTTTTTTCACAATTGGTATGTTTGATTTTTCTCCAATTGCAGCTTTAATAACTCTAACTATTTTTGAAAGAATGTTGGCTTATGGGAATTATAAGCTTTCTACATTTATTATTTTATTTATTGTTGAAATTTGGGGGATATTTAGAAGCATTTTTATTGCTATAGTTTTCTTTTTATTGTTGAGATTATTATTATTGCTTTTGAATTTGTTCCAAGGTTCAGACTTTTTTAAAACAGTCGATTCATTTTTACTTCCTTTATCTACTAAAATAAGTGGTGTAATTACTGACAAACACATGTCTTATACTTTACGTTTGATTGTTGGGAGTGCTTTAATGATAGCATTTATAATTATTATTGAACAAGTTGTATTTGCTATTAGAGTTTTAGGAACATATTTGCCTTTTTAG
- the recG gene encoding ATP-dependent DNA helicase RecG has translation MFLHEFEYELKGIGGLGEKGVERLNNLQISNVKDLIEFFPVKYEDRQNIQTFPDFSKVKSCDMMTVFTVVGHKKFGDSSKKNLKLTARSINDEPFEILLFNRAFLENVFRIDKKFYIYSKFTYNDYSGLWSCSNFDSEVFSDNPERFKKILPVYSLTEGLTSKKISLYVKEALEYFFKFGQTDVPKFLIEKYSLLSLSEALKEIHFPSSLEMLEKAKKTLIYREIFLLQFFSRYRSSKVLFREKKHLSKDLLERVVSSLPFELTEDQRISIDEIFSDLGSSKPMNRLLQGDVGSGKTLVALLSGLPLIEAGYQVAFMAPTDLLARQHYDNLSNILSSFNVSVTLLTGSLKKKDKDQALESIKSGTSGLIIGTHAIFYESTEFKRLAYVIIDEQHKFGVVQREELKKKGEGVDILLMSATPIPRSFALTLFGDLEISFIKTLPKGRLPITTYLAKHGNEDKVYEFLKKELIKGHQVYFVYPLISSSEKFELKDVNNMCLKLKEVFSEYVVDMLHSKLPSDLKEEIMKNFYSKKVDILVATSVIEVGIDCPNATCMVVEHAERFGLSTLHQIRGRVGRGNLQSFFFLLYKEPLTSAGKFRLKTIKENLDGFKIAEEDLRLRGPGNLFGLEQAGYLKLKISNFVDDRDIIVLIREELDLFFYDNSSYDKLDIDLLDNLFCSYLNSGRSI, from the coding sequence ATGTTTTTACATGAGTTTGAATATGAGCTTAAAGGTATAGGTGGTCTTGGTGAGAAAGGGGTTGAAAGGTTAAATAATCTGCAAATTTCAAATGTTAAGGATCTTATTGAGTTTTTTCCTGTAAAATATGAGGATCGTCAAAATATACAAACTTTTCCGGATTTTTCTAAAGTGAAAAGTTGTGATATGATGACGGTGTTCACTGTTGTAGGGCATAAAAAATTTGGGGATAGTTCTAAAAAAAATTTGAAGTTAACGGCTAGAAGTATAAATGATGAGCCTTTTGAAATTTTACTTTTCAATAGGGCTTTTTTAGAGAATGTTTTTAGAATAGATAAAAAATTCTATATTTATTCTAAATTTACCTATAACGATTATAGTGGTTTATGGAGTTGTTCTAATTTTGACAGTGAAGTTTTTAGCGATAATCCTGAAAGGTTTAAAAAAATTCTCCCGGTTTATTCTTTAACAGAAGGATTGACATCAAAGAAAATTTCATTATATGTAAAAGAAGCCCTTGAATATTTTTTTAAGTTTGGGCAAACAGATGTTCCTAAATTTTTAATAGAGAAGTATTCTTTGTTGTCGTTAAGCGAGGCTTTAAAAGAGATTCACTTTCCAAGTTCATTAGAAATGCTTGAAAAAGCGAAAAAAACTTTAATTTACAGAGAAATTTTCTTGCTCCAGTTTTTTTCAAGGTATAGATCTTCGAAGGTTCTTTTCCGAGAAAAAAAACATTTATCAAAAGATTTGCTTGAAAGAGTTGTTTCAAGCTTGCCCTTTGAACTTACAGAAGATCAAAGAATTTCTATTGATGAGATATTCTCTGATCTTGGCTCTTCTAAACCAATGAATAGATTGCTTCAAGGTGATGTTGGAAGTGGTAAAACCCTTGTTGCCTTGCTTTCAGGGCTTCCTTTAATTGAAGCTGGGTATCAGGTGGCATTTATGGCTCCTACTGATCTTTTAGCTCGCCAACATTATGATAATTTATCCAACATATTGTCGTCTTTTAATGTTTCAGTGACTCTTTTGACTGGCAGTTTAAAAAAGAAGGATAAAGATCAAGCGTTAGAAAGTATTAAAAGTGGAACTTCTGGTTTAATAATCGGAACACATGCTATTTTTTACGAAAGTACAGAATTTAAAAGATTAGCATATGTTATCATTGATGAGCAGCATAAATTTGGAGTTGTTCAAAGAGAAGAACTTAAAAAAAAAGGAGAAGGGGTAGACATACTTTTAATGTCTGCAACGCCTATTCCTAGAAGCTTTGCGTTGACACTTTTTGGTGATCTTGAAATTTCGTTTATTAAAACCTTACCCAAGGGTCGTTTACCTATTACTACTTATTTAGCAAAGCATGGCAATGAAGATAAAGTTTATGAGTTTTTAAAAAAAGAGCTCATAAAGGGTCATCAAGTTTATTTTGTTTATCCATTAATTTCATCTTCAGAAAAATTTGAATTAAAAGATGTTAATAATATGTGTTTAAAATTGAAGGAAGTGTTTAGCGAATATGTTGTTGATATGCTTCATTCTAAGTTACCATCTGATTTGAAAGAAGAAATTATGAAAAATTTTTATTCTAAAAAAGTAGATATTTTGGTAGCTACTAGTGTTATTGAAGTTGGAATTGATTGTCCAAATGCCACTTGTATGGTGGTAGAGCATGCCGAGCGTTTTGGACTTTCTACTTTGCACCAAATTAGAGGTCGAGTTGGTAGAGGTAATTTACAATCTTTTTTCTTTTTACTTTATAAAGAACCTTTGACAAGCGCTGGAAAATTTCGATTGAAAACCATAAAAGAAAATTTAGATGGATTTAAAATAGCAGAGGAAGATTTGAGGTTAAGAGGGCCTGGTAATTTATTTGGTCTTGAGCAAGCAGGGTATTTAAAATTAAAAATATCTAATTTTGTTGATGATAGAGATATTATAGTCTTGATTCGAGAAGAACTTGACTTATTTTTTTATGACAATTCTTCTTATGATAAGCTTGATATTGATTTGCTAGACAATCTTTTTTGTTCTTATTTGAATTCTGGAAGAAGTATTTAG
- a CDS encoding M15 family metallopeptidase: MKLIYVLLLLFINLSLLANSISKKDLTTLLNITKTMHEQHKNFIEKNPIQFLKEIKPLVDAGKNNLLTLINKKMPISADYKVPDLVNVDDFKDLKNLGVKNIKVRRILIKDLIQLVKDAKKFGIEIKIKSAYRTQEYQKFLFDYNVKTYGRKIAETQSAIPGHSQHHMGTAIDFINLDNNLLNTKEGKWLYENSLKYGFSLSYPKGHEIKTGYKAEPWHYLYIGPKPCFIQKRYFNNLQYKLLEFWNQNKTNLISLIEKYAN; the protein is encoded by the coding sequence ATGAAATTAATCTATGTTTTATTACTTCTATTTATTAACCTATCTTTGTTAGCAAACAGCATTTCAAAAAAAGATTTAACAACACTACTAAATATTACCAAAACAATGCATGAACAGCACAAAAATTTTATTGAAAAAAATCCTATTCAGTTTTTAAAAGAAATAAAGCCTTTAGTAGATGCAGGAAAAAACAACCTTTTAACTCTAATAAATAAAAAAATGCCAATTTCTGCAGACTATAAAGTACCTGATCTAGTAAATGTTGATGACTTTAAAGATCTTAAGAATCTTGGAGTAAAAAATATCAAGGTAAGACGAATCTTAATCAAAGACTTAATTCAGCTAGTAAAAGATGCAAAAAAATTTGGAATCGAAATTAAAATTAAATCCGCTTACAGAACGCAAGAATACCAAAAATTTTTATTTGATTATAATGTAAAAACTTACGGCAGAAAAATTGCAGAAACTCAATCAGCAATTCCAGGCCATTCTCAGCATCATATGGGAACAGCAATAGATTTTATAAATCTAGATAATAATTTACTAAACACAAAAGAAGGAAAATGGCTTTACGAAAATTCTCTAAAATATGGATTTTCTCTTTCATACCCAAAAGGACACGAAATAAAAACTGGCTATAAAGCAGAACCTTGGCACTATTTATACATAGGACCTAAGCCATGCTTTATTCAGAAAAGATATTTTAATAATTTACAATATAAGCTTCTTGAATTCTGGAATCAGAATAAAACAAATCTTATTAGCCTAATTGAGAAATATGCAAACTAA
- a CDS encoding MATE family efflux transporter: MIKKFKNYDQIIKELFVIAIPTAFESLLFQMVTFFDNFMISYLGSFHVTGVSLANRVTFLFFIIVFGLGTALSAYVSQAIAKKKFLQIRQSFAYILSIGTTIGIIFFIFSFFFPKNIIKLFTANQNSLNFGSEYLKIISWSYVLMAYSFLSAMGFKSAKEVKIPLYVTSIVVLINIVFNYIFIFGFGMGIKGAAYATVLARIVEFIFYFLYSLISSNSYYRIKFGDFFVSKIVTRANLKLIVPVLSHEIFWVLNITILHAFYARVGSIEYAAFAVASNLFDICFVLLHGMGLATGVVIGHLMVYDKKHVRSVGFFLSFLGFLLGIFVVILLIGISGFAPYIFSNLNFPKLVSVFIYVFASIVVFKAFTAQVLVGVFRASGIPNVCFFIESGVIIFYTLPVAYLLVFYTNLSLPIVVFIVNLEEIIKNIFIIIEFFHDDWIREIDYEELD, from the coding sequence ATGATCAAAAAGTTTAAAAATTATGACCAGATAATAAAAGAACTATTTGTTATAGCTATTCCTACAGCTTTTGAATCGCTTTTATTTCAAATGGTAACCTTTTTTGATAATTTTATGATCTCCTATTTAGGTTCTTTTCACGTTACAGGAGTTTCTTTAGCAAATAGAGTGACTTTTCTTTTTTTTATTATTGTGTTTGGACTTGGTACAGCTTTAAGCGCTTACGTGTCCCAAGCAATTGCAAAAAAGAAATTTCTTCAAATAAGGCAATCTTTTGCTTATATATTGTCAATTGGAACTACAATAGGAATAATTTTTTTTATATTTTCATTTTTTTTTCCAAAAAATATTATCAAACTATTTACAGCTAATCAGAATTCTTTAAATTTTGGATCAGAGTATTTAAAAATTATTTCATGGTCTTATGTGTTAATGGCATATTCTTTTTTATCGGCTATGGGGTTTAAGAGTGCTAAAGAAGTAAAAATACCTTTATATGTTACTTCTATTGTTGTTTTAATAAATATTGTTTTTAATTATATTTTTATTTTTGGTTTTGGCATGGGAATAAAAGGTGCCGCATATGCTACTGTGCTTGCTAGAATTGTTGAGTTTATTTTTTATTTTCTATATAGTCTGATAAGCAGTAATTCATATTATAGGATTAAGTTTGGCGATTTTTTTGTTTCAAAGATAGTTACTAGAGCCAATTTAAAGCTGATTGTACCCGTTTTGTCTCATGAGATTTTTTGGGTCTTGAATATAACTATTTTGCATGCATTTTATGCTCGTGTTGGGAGTATTGAATACGCTGCATTTGCTGTTGCGTCAAATCTTTTTGACATTTGCTTTGTATTGCTTCATGGTATGGGACTTGCCACAGGTGTTGTTATTGGGCATTTAATGGTTTATGATAAAAAACATGTTAGGTCGGTTGGATTTTTTTTATCTTTTTTAGGATTTCTTTTAGGCATTTTTGTAGTTATTTTGCTTATTGGAATATCTGGCTTTGCACCTTATATTTTTAGTAATTTAAATTTTCCCAAGCTTGTTAGTGTGTTTATTTATGTTTTTGCAAGTATTGTAGTTTTTAAAGCTTTTACGGCGCAAGTTCTTGTTGGAGTTTTTAGGGCCAGTGGTATACCAAATGTTTGTTTTTTTATTGAATCGGGGGTAATTATTTTTTATACGCTTCCAGTTGCATATTTATTAGTGTTTTACACTAATTTAAGTTTGCCAATAGTGGTTTTTATTGTAAATTTGGAAGAGATTATTAAAAATATATTTATTATAATTGAATTTTTTCATGATGATTGGATACGAGAGATTGATTATGAAGAGCTTGATTGA
- a CDS encoding MATE family efflux transporter, with the protein MYSLSASKKDKIYKDLLKIAIPTAIEFFLFNFISLTDNAMVAYLGDYPVAGVSLANKFFELFVTIGFAMVGAYNIIATRQYNQGDFKSFKNTFFISILTIIVFSFPFILISRVNPFFLLKLISSDVQAVYYGAIYLNIAIFSFVFAIIKGLVANALKVVEIVKFQVYISVFSVLLNLILNYIFIFVFHMGVVGAAIATTVIRTLELIIYLFYTVFNKNSILHFKLNDLNINVKLFVQLIKFFIPILLNDFIWFFGYLVLTSIFIGIDTHRYAAYSISFSVYFIIFNIINSFCISLNIMMGYEMHNSKKEVMKVAMYLGKIGLKLAFLTSFVLFVFSFFAPYIFYTLKYSHLTGIILRYSSVSAFFMALAFQYLFGFFRAGASPSFGAIMEGSVTFIYTIPIAFVLANYTNFPFEIIVFIPALEDAIKLAISLPYFYSERWIKSIKTGW; encoded by the coding sequence ATGTATTCATTAAGCGCATCAAAAAAAGATAAAATCTATAAAGATCTTTTAAAAATTGCAATTCCAACTGCTATTGAGTTTTTTTTGTTTAATTTTATTTCTCTTACAGATAATGCTATGGTTGCATATCTTGGTGATTATCCTGTTGCAGGAGTTTCTCTTGCAAATAAATTTTTTGAACTGTTTGTTACTATTGGGTTTGCTATGGTAGGAGCTTACAATATAATCGCTACAAGGCAATACAATCAGGGCGATTTTAAAAGTTTTAAAAATACATTTTTTATTAGTATATTAACTATTATTGTATTTTCTTTTCCGTTTATATTGATTTCTAGAGTTAACCCCTTTTTTTTACTTAAATTGATCTCTAGTGATGTGCAGGCAGTTTATTATGGAGCGATTTATTTAAACATAGCTATTTTTTCTTTTGTATTTGCAATCATAAAAGGACTTGTTGCTAATGCTCTTAAAGTTGTTGAGATTGTTAAATTTCAAGTTTACATTTCTGTTTTTTCAGTGCTTTTAAATCTAATATTAAATTATATTTTTATTTTTGTTTTTCATATGGGTGTAGTTGGAGCTGCTATTGCAACAACAGTTATTCGTACCTTAGAGCTTATTATTTATCTTTTCTATACAGTGTTTAACAAGAATTCAATTTTGCACTTTAAGCTTAATGATTTAAATATTAATGTTAAGTTGTTTGTTCAATTAATTAAATTTTTTATTCCAATTCTTTTAAATGATTTTATTTGGTTTTTTGGCTATCTTGTATTGACGTCAATTTTTATAGGAATTGATACTCATAGATATGCTGCTTACAGCATATCTTTTTCTGTTTATTTTATTATCTTTAATATAATTAATTCCTTTTGTATTTCTTTAAATATTATGATGGGCTATGAAATGCATAATAGTAAAAAAGAAGTTATGAAAGTTGCAATGTATTTAGGTAAAATTGGCTTAAAGCTTGCTTTTTTAACATCTTTTGTATTGTTTGTGTTTTCATTTTTTGCCCCGTATATTTTTTATACATTAAAATATTCGCACCTTACAGGAATTATTTTAAGGTATTCTTCTGTTTCTGCCTTTTTTATGGCTCTTGCTTTTCAATATCTTTTTGGATTTTTCCGTGCAGGAGCATCTCCAAGTTTTGGTGCTATTATGGAAGGTTCTGTAACGTTTATTTACACTATTCCTATTGCTTTTGTTTTAGCAAATTATACAAATTTTCCTTTTGAAATTATTGTTTTTATTCCAGCTCTTGAGGATGCAATCAAACTTGCTATTTCACTTCCTTATTTTTATAGTGAAAGGTGGATTAAATCTATTAAAACAGGTTGGTAG
- the murD gene encoding UDP-N-acetylmuramoyl-L-alanine--D-glutamate ligase, translating to MRLDEIKNLNFLVMGLGLNGGGVALSRFLLKHGAKVVITDLKSEAELALSIDSLKDFDDQIRYVLGKHDADDFKRADIVVKNPSVKPNNEYLKLAKRVETDISLFLIFNKNPIIAVTGTKGKSTLASLLYQVLKKKYPRAKLGGNIGVSPLSFFDQLDGRSPLILELSSWQLQSLENFNPILSIVTNIYNDHQNYYLNFDDYIIDKSKIFVNQTSGIVIIQDKAYYKYFSKFESKAKVILFSEFNPCDFDLDVFYCNKGKVYFNNKLIGSFSESQVVFMIPKLITFFVSYYLNIGFNHVFQILNNFKGIEHRLEFVKLIQNVMFYNDTASTIPDSTVLSVKSLKTNDNHINLIVGGTDKELDFSSFSKIINCVKTWILIKGSATVKIIKILEKSSIQYFVFDSLKDSVNHALKVSSPGDIVLFSPASASFELFNNEFDRGLQFKNLVNMLG from the coding sequence GTGCGTTTAGACGAAATTAAAAATTTAAATTTTTTAGTCATGGGTTTAGGTCTTAATGGAGGAGGAGTAGCTCTTTCTAGATTTTTATTAAAGCATGGGGCAAAAGTAGTAATTACTGATCTTAAAAGTGAGGCAGAATTGGCTTTAAGTATTGATTCTTTGAAAGATTTTGATGATCAAATTAGGTATGTTTTAGGTAAACACGATGCAGACGATTTTAAAAGAGCTGATATTGTTGTGAAAAATCCTAGCGTGAAACCCAATAATGAATATTTAAAGCTTGCAAAACGAGTTGAAACGGATATTAGCTTATTTTTGATATTCAACAAGAATCCTATAATTGCAGTAACCGGTACTAAAGGTAAATCGACTCTTGCATCTCTTTTGTATCAAGTTTTGAAAAAGAAATATCCAAGAGCAAAGCTTGGAGGAAATATTGGTGTATCTCCTTTGAGTTTTTTTGATCAACTTGATGGAAGATCTCCTTTGATTTTAGAACTTTCTTCTTGGCAGTTGCAATCTTTAGAGAATTTTAATCCTATTCTTAGCATTGTTACAAATATTTACAACGATCACCAAAATTATTATTTAAATTTTGATGACTATATTATCGATAAGTCAAAAATTTTTGTAAATCAAACTTCAGGAATTGTGATTATTCAGGATAAAGCTTATTACAAATATTTTTCAAAATTTGAATCAAAAGCCAAAGTTATTTTATTTTCTGAATTTAATCCTTGTGATTTTGATTTAGATGTTTTTTATTGTAATAAAGGTAAAGTATATTTTAATAACAAATTGATTGGAAGTTTTTCTGAGTCACAAGTTGTTTTTATGATTCCCAAGCTTATTACTTTTTTTGTTTCGTATTATTTAAACATAGGCTTTAATCATGTGTTTCAGATTTTAAATAATTTTAAAGGTATTGAACATAGATTAGAGTTTGTTAAATTAATTCAAAATGTAATGTTTTATAATGATACAGCTTCAACTATTCCCGATTCTACGGTTTTATCTGTTAAAAGTTTGAAAACAAATGATAATCATATTAACTTAATTGTTGGAGGAACTGATAAAGAGCTTGATTTTTCAAGTTTTAGCAAGATTATAAATTGTGTGAAAACTTGGATCTTGATAAAAGGTAGTGCAACTGTAAAAATTATTAAGATTTTAGAAAAAAGTAGCATACAATATTTTGTATTTGATTCTTTAAAAGATTCAGTAAATCATGCTCTCAAGGTTTCAAGTCCTGGTGATATTGTGTTATTTTCCCCTGCTAGTGCTTCTTTTGAGCTTTTCAATAATGAGTTTGATAGAGGTCTACAATTCAAAAATTTAGTTAATATGCTTGGTTAA
- a CDS encoding lipid II:glycine glycyltransferase FemX translates to MTIKKIKTKEMEENYLQSELWALIKTTKNNNWKAIAFKSDVLGKIVVMQRRLFKNFYLAYIPHPEFSNKTLENINIDKISKNIKEFSMKIKSYLHKNTIFLRFDLMYYYQRTLNDKYSPLKIKIKYLKKSFDDIQPSSTTILNLNNSLENILLNMKKKTRYNIKLSAKKNLNILIDDEFKHLNEFYKLYKETSKRDKFTIHSEEYIQNLIKIFKQDKNAQIKLILAFYNNIIVSGIIVGIYKEKAVYLYGASSNEYRNLMPNYAVQFKAIQILKKLGIKEYDLLGIPPIANKKHPLSGLFAFKTGFGGNIIHRIGCYDFTYKNFIYKIYVNLEKLRYFYYKVIRKKI, encoded by the coding sequence ATGACTATTAAAAAAATAAAAACAAAAGAAATGGAAGAAAATTATCTTCAAAGCGAACTGTGGGCATTAATAAAAACAACAAAAAACAACAATTGGAAAGCCATAGCATTTAAAAGTGATGTTCTTGGTAAAATTGTTGTAATGCAAAGAAGACTGTTTAAAAATTTTTACTTAGCATACATTCCGCATCCAGAATTTTCAAACAAAACTCTTGAGAACATCAATATTGATAAAATCAGCAAAAATATTAAAGAATTTAGCATGAAAATAAAATCCTACTTACATAAAAATACAATTTTTTTAAGATTCGATTTAATGTATTACTATCAAAGAACACTAAATGATAAATACTCTCCACTAAAAATTAAAATCAAATATCTAAAAAAATCATTTGATGACATACAGCCTTCAAGCACAACAATATTAAACTTAAACAATTCTCTTGAGAATATTTTGCTTAACATGAAAAAAAAAACAAGATACAATATAAAGCTCAGCGCAAAAAAAAATCTGAATATATTAATAGATGATGAATTTAAACATTTAAATGAATTTTATAAACTTTACAAAGAAACTAGCAAAAGAGATAAATTTACTATCCACTCAGAAGAATATATACAAAACCTCATTAAAATATTCAAACAAGACAAAAATGCTCAAATAAAATTGATACTTGCATTTTACAACAACATAATTGTTTCTGGCATAATAGTAGGAATTTACAAGGAAAAAGCGGTCTATCTTTACGGGGCTTCCAGCAACGAATATAGAAATTTAATGCCCAATTACGCAGTGCAATTTAAGGCAATACAAATTTTAAAAAAATTGGGAATAAAAGAATATGATTTATTAGGAATCCCCCCAATTGCAAATAAAAAACATCCCTTGTCTGGTCTTTTTGCTTTTAAAACAGGATTTGGGGGAAATATTATTCACAGAATTGGATGTTATGATTTTACTTACAAAAATTTTATTTATAAGATTTATGTAAATCTTGAAAAACTCAGATACTTTTATTACAAAGTAATTAGAAAAAAAATTTAA
- the metG gene encoding methionine--tRNA ligase → MKKMNLVTAALPYVNNIPHLGNLVQVLSADAFARYSKMSGIETLYICGTDEYGTATETKALIEKTTPLELCNKYYEIHKSIYKWFNIDFDIFGRTTNKHHQEIVQNFFLKLEKNGYIKERETEQFFCNKDSIFLADRYVIGECPECQSIAKGDQCDNCSKLLNPIDLINPKCIICKNKPILKKTNHLYIDLPKIKTKLEKWIKNPNTSKNWNTNALNMTNSFLRDGLKERAITRDLKWGIPVPKKGYENKVFYVWFDAPIGYISITKNIVKNWKSWWKNNEQVNLVQFIGKDNILFHTIIFPCIEIGSKENWTILNQLSSSEYLNYENLKFSKSEGTGIFGNDAITTGIPSDVWRFYIYYNRPEKSDFQFMWQDFMERVNTELIDNFSNLVNRVLTFQKKFFGDVVEPIEIQNKFWKQITPKYNKILNLFKKTELKSALKEILKISSLGNKIFQDNEPWKRKDSFPQETKELILNLIYLIRDLSILMMPFIPETSKKIQKFLGNSYQFSTKILGTKSGIKKIESTEILFNKLEQKKINDLKQKYSGEKNMQEKEQPENLFREKVLLKVVKINKIERNPEAKNLFILKVDGGANEDKQIVSSLEGHYKEEELLGKHIIIVDNLKPAKFRGIKSEGMLIAAEDKNKNFKVIIVEDSIQNPIVGERIILETDQNQDLICPPKIDINKFSKANIVTENGELKINGINLIFEHSKNKILSKDIPNGIVC, encoded by the coding sequence ATGAAAAAAATGAATCTGGTAACAGCTGCTCTACCCTATGTTAACAACATTCCTCATCTTGGAAATTTAGTACAAGTATTATCAGCCGATGCTTTTGCAAGATATTCAAAAATGTCAGGAATTGAAACTCTTTATATCTGTGGGACAGATGAATATGGAACAGCCACAGAAACTAAAGCCTTAATTGAAAAAACTACCCCTTTAGAACTTTGCAATAAATATTATGAAATACATAAATCAATTTACAAATGGTTCAATATCGACTTTGATATCTTCGGTCGTACAACCAATAAGCACCACCAAGAGATTGTACAAAATTTTTTCCTAAAATTAGAAAAAAATGGTTATATAAAAGAGCGAGAAACTGAACAGTTTTTTTGCAACAAAGACTCAATATTCTTAGCTGATAGATATGTAATAGGAGAATGCCCAGAGTGCCAAAGTATAGCTAAAGGAGATCAATGCGACAACTGTTCTAAGCTTTTAAATCCAATAGACCTAATAAATCCAAAATGCATAATTTGTAAAAACAAACCTATTTTGAAAAAAACCAATCATCTTTATATAGATCTTCCTAAAATAAAAACAAAACTTGAAAAATGGATAAAAAATCCAAATACTAGCAAGAATTGGAATACCAATGCCCTTAATATGACAAACTCTTTTTTAAGAGATGGTCTTAAAGAAAGAGCAATTACAAGAGATCTAAAATGGGGAATTCCTGTGCCTAAAAAAGGTTATGAAAATAAAGTATTTTATGTATGGTTTGATGCCCCAATAGGATATATCTCAATTACCAAAAACATTGTCAAAAATTGGAAATCTTGGTGGAAAAATAATGAACAAGTAAATCTTGTACAATTTATTGGAAAAGACAATATATTATTTCATACAATTATATTCCCCTGCATAGAAATTGGAAGTAAAGAAAATTGGACAATATTAAATCAGCTCTCATCAAGCGAGTACTTAAATTACGAAAATCTTAAATTTTCAAAATCGGAAGGAACAGGAATTTTTGGAAACGATGCTATTACCACAGGAATCCCTTCTGATGTTTGGCGATTTTATATCTACTATAACAGACCTGAAAAATCTGATTTTCAATTTATGTGGCAAGATTTTATGGAAAGAGTAAATACAGAACTTATTGATAATTTTTCAAACCTTGTAAACAGAGTGTTAACATTCCAAAAAAAATTCTTTGGAGATGTTGTAGAACCAATAGAAATACAAAATAAATTTTGGAAACAAATAACACCAAAGTATAATAAAATACTAAATCTTTTTAAAAAGACAGAATTAAAATCTGCGCTCAAAGAAATACTTAAAATTTCATCCCTTGGAAACAAAATATTTCAAGATAACGAACCTTGGAAAAGAAAAGACAGCTTTCCACAAGAAACAAAAGAGCTAATCTTAAACTTAATATACCTAATCAGAGACTTATCTATTTTAATGATGCCATTTATTCCCGAAACAAGCAAAAAGATACAAAAATTCTTGGGCAACAGTTATCAATTTTCTACCAAAATTCTTGGAACTAAATCGGGAATTAAAAAAATTGAATCCACAGAGATATTGTTCAATAAACTAGAGCAAAAAAAAATCAACGATTTAAAGCAAAAATATTCAGGAGAAAAAAATATGCAAGAAAAAGAACAACCAGAAAATTTATTTAGAGAAAAAGTGCTCTTAAAAGTTGTGAAAATAAATAAAATAGAAAGAAATCCTGAGGCTAAAAACTTATTCATATTAAAAGTAGATGGCGGAGCTAATGAGGATAAACAAATAGTTAGCAGCCTTGAAGGACATTACAAAGAAGAAGAGCTTTTAGGAAAACATATAATAATAGTAGACAATTTAAAGCCTGCAAAGTTTAGAGGAATAAAATCTGAAGGGATGCTAATAGCAGCTGAGGACAAAAACAAAAATTTTAAAGTTATCATTGTAGAAGATTCAATCCAAAATCCCATTGTTGGAGAGAGAATAATACTTGAAACCGATCAAAATCAAGATCTTATCTGTCCACCTAAAATTGACATAAATAAATTCTCAAAAGCTAATATAGTAACAGAAAATGGAGAGCTTAAAATAAACGGAATAAACTTAATATTTGAACATTCTAAGAACAAAATCCTATCTAAAGATATTCCAAACGGAATAGTTTGTTAA